The bacterium genomic interval AACCGGAATTTCGTCGATATCAATATCAAGTGCATCTGAGAGAGCAAGGGCAAGAGCAGGAGCACCGCCAACCAATGTGAGCTCTCCGGCACACTTTGCTCCAAAAGGCCCCATTTCATATGGGTTTTCGATAAGCACGCTTTCTATTGGTGGTGCATCAAGCGCTGTAGGGATCATGTAATCCGTGACGCATCCTTGATGAAGTTTTCCATTAATAGCGCGCATTACCTCTATCGAACCATAACCGAGACCCTGTAATATTCCGCCGTCTATCTGGCCTCGCATCATTCTTTCGTCTATAGCGACCCCTACATCGAATACCGCCCATACTTTCTTCAGTTCAATCTCAAAAGTGACAGTATCGACTACAACCTCGACCACATTGACCCCCCACGAGTATTCGGGATAGGCATCGCCAGAAAGAGTTTTTTGGTCCCAATTTACCCATGCAGGGTGTTTATATGTTTTTGAAATTTCGACAGTCTCGCCCTGAGTCCATTTTTCTTTGAGCTCGAGGGCGGCTTTTTCGAGAAGTCCTCCAGCTATCATGGTTGTCCGTGAAGCAACAGTGGGGCCAGTATCCGGCACGCGATCTGTGTCCGGATTAATACAGATAATATCCTCGATTGGTAATTTCAATGTTCCAGCAACTATTTTGCGCATGGTCGTAGCCTCACCCTGACCCATCTCTGTATTCGAGATAAGTATCTCGACCTTGCCATCAGGAGTTCTTTGGAGTGTGGCTACACCGCTAATAATCTGTTCGCCCATACCTGTGAATCCGCAACCATGAATGAGATTCGATAAACCAATACCACGCCTAAATCTACCCTTATCACCCGAAAATTCTTCCTTCTTAATTTGATAACCGGACATTTCAATCGCCTTATCCATCATTTCGGTGATTTTTGTTTCACCATGGATTATCCCCCCGGTGCAGGTTTTATCACCCTTTTTTAGGCAATACCTTTTTTTAAACTCAGAAGGCTCTATATCGAATTCGAGAGCTATCTTCGCCATGTGCATCTCTAGTGCAAAAAGCGTTTGAGGAGCTCCGAAACCCCGGAATGCACCGCAAGGCACTGTATTCGTAGCATAAGCGCATCCTCGGATGCGAACATTGGGGATGTTATAAACACCGGTCGAGGTAAAAAGACCACGCTGAAGAACGACGTCAGAGAGGCCGGCATAAGCCCCGCCGTCGAAGCTAACTTCTATGTCCATCGCTAGGATATCACCCCGTGAATCATGAGCAGTGCGGTATTTAATGATAGATGGATGGCGCTTGGTGGTTACATTGATATCTTCGGTTCGTTCGAGGATAAGACGAACAGGTTTCCCCGTCTTGTATGCCGCAAACGCTGCCTGCCCAGCTAATATCGATGGATACTCCTCCTTGCCTCCAAACGCCCCACCCGTTGTCGATTGAATTACTTGAATTCGAGAGCCGTCCCAGCCAAAAGCCTCTGCAAGGGCGTTCTTAACGTAATAAGGGCATTGCATCGAACCATGGACTGTAATCCGATCGTTTTCAAAGATACCAATTACACCGTTGGTTTCGATATACATCTGCTCCTGATAGCCAGTGCGATATTCCCCCTCAACTATCCTTGCAGCTCCTTCAAAAACGGATTGGACATCTCCCACACCGCAAATATAATCGGCAAATAGATTATCTTCACCGAATATGGGTGGCTTTTCACCGGATAGAGCATCCTCCAGCGTGAAAATTGGATCTATATCCTCGTAGTTTATGACCACCTGCGAAGCAATTTCTGCCAAAACCTCTCTATCTGGTCCAACGACGAGCATTATCGGTTCTCCGATATAATTGACTACACCATCGGCAAAAAAAGGCTGGTCATAGATTAGCATTCGCACGCGGTTCTTCGAGAGCACATCATCCTTGTCAACAATATAATATCCCTCGGGCAAATCGGGAACAGTGATATTCAATATTCTTGCGCGTGGGCGTGTCGATCGAACGGTTACAGCCTCGATCATTCCATCTAACCGATAATCGGCTATATATTTGGCTTTTCCGGCACATTTATCGAGCGCATCGACGCGAATAATTGGCTGACTGATATTACCCATAATTTCTTCTTAGTTTTTCATAATCCAAGGGCGAATCGATATCTATTAATATTCCTCCATCTTCCACTTCGATGAAAAAAGGAGATTTTTTATGTATAAAGACTCGAAGATTCGATTCGTCAGATTCGGCAAGTATATCCGAAATCAAGCTTGAATCAAATAGAACCGGATGGCCTTTTCTGCCATGGTATTTTGGTATGATTATTTTATCTTTATGTTCGAGCATATTTAACATCGTCGAAGATTTTACCGAGGGAATATCCCCGGGCAATAGGAAAAATCTCTCAGCGGAGACTTCCGCTATTCCAATCTTCACAGATGTGAACATACCCATTTCAAATTTGGTATTACAAATAAGCTCAACTTTTGGTATATCACAAACCAACTGGGTCAATTCTTTAAAATTGTATCCTCCAACAAGAATAATTCTATCCGCCAGAGAAGCTACAGACTCGATAGTTCTTATTATAACCGGCTTGCCACCCAAATCGAGACCCGGTTTGAACGCTCCCATCCGGCTCGAATAACCTGCAGCCAGTATTACGGAATCCACACTCAAACTATCTCCTCGATGCTAGTAATCGGCTCTATGCCGAATTCGACTATTCTCTGTGCCGAATCTATATCTTTAAGACCGTTACCTGTAATAAGCAGAACAACGGTTTCCGATTTATCCAATCGATCTTTGATTTTAAGGAACCCCGCAAATGACGCCGATGCTGCCGGTTCGGCGAATACTCCTGTTTTCCTAGCCAATTCATGCTGTGCAGAGAGTATCTCTTCATCGGAAACACGAACACAAACACCCCTGTGTTTTATCAGATATGAAAGCGCGCGCAATCCCGCGCGCGGAGCATCGACGCAAATAGAATCGGCGACGGTTGTCGAAGGTTTAAACTCATCAAAATCGCCGCTTTCTGATGCGCGGCTAATAGCATCGCTACCCTCGGCTTGAATAGCGTATATCATTGGCATTTTGTTCATTATGCCGCAAGATATTAAGTCTTCGAAGCCCTTGTAAACACCCGATAAGATAACACCATCGCCTACCGGCACGAAAAGCACATCGGGCGCGCGTCCTAATTGAAAGAAACATTCAATAGCCACCGTCTTCTTGCCTTCGATAGTCATAGGATTGAATGCAGTGTTTCTGCAAAGAGAGCCTGTAATACGAGAATACTCGAGTGAGAGCTCGAAAGCTCGATCATAATTGCCATCGACTCGAATGACGCGCGCACCATATTGAAGCGCCTGGACTAACTTGGCCTCGGGGGCCTTTTTCGGCACAAAAACGGTTACTGAAAGGCCTGCCGAAGCGCCTATACCCGCCATCGAAGAACCAGCATTACCAGTCGAGGCAACCGAAATATCTTTTAATCCAAATTTACGCGCGAAACCAGCGACCAGATATGAAGCTCGGTCCTTTAAAGAACCGGTAGGATTGAGCGAATCGTTTTTTAAAAATAGTCTCTCAAAACCTGTTTCCTCATTTAAAATAGATGGCTGCCAAAGCGGCGTGTCTCCGACAGGTATCTCCGGCAAAAAAGCGCTTTCTATAGGAAGAAAATCCCAAATAGACTTTGCTGAAAAAGCCTTGGGGAAAACCATTTTGACATCGAGAATGCCCTTTAATGGTTTGTTAGGCAATTGCTCTCGCGAACATAAATCGCAAACCATATTCTCAGAAGTTATTGGGAATTCCTTGCCGCACTCTGAACATATATATTTTGCTTCTAAAATCCGGTCACCTTTCCCATAGTAAGTGTGAGAATAGCTTTCGAAGTATGAAGACGATTCTCCGCTTCATCGTATATAATTGAATTAACACTATCTAGAACATCGTCGGTAACTTCCTTGCCCCTATCGGCCGGAAGCGCGTGCATGACCTTAGCATCAGGCCTTGCCAGAGAGAAGCGTTTAGCATCGCATATCCAATCCTTGTGTCGCTCGAGATTTGCCTTCATAGCTTTAGAATGTTTATCATCGTCGATATATTCGTCAAAACCACCGAAACCTCCCCAATTCTTGGGAATAACTACATCCGCGTCTCGTATGGCTTCCTCCATGTCATTATAAACTGTGATCTTACCGCCATTCTCGCTTGCGTTATTTGCCGATCTTTTCAGAATATCTTCCATTAATGGAAATTCTGGAGGATTTGCGATTGCGACATCCATGCCGAAGCGCGGAAAGAGCAACGCCTGTGATTGTGGGACTGACAGTGGTTTGGCGTGTGATGTTGCATAAGCCCAAGTAACAGCGACCTTCAGGCCAGACAGGTTTTCGCCAAATTTTTCCTTAATCGTCAACAAATCGGCGATAGCCTGAAGTGGGTGATAGATGTCATCCTGCATCGAGATAAGTGGCACGCTAGATTCTGCGGCAATTTCCGAAAGGTATTTATTCCCGATACCATAAAAGCAGTTTCGTATCGCAATGGCCTCGCCCATTCGCGAGAGCACCTGTCCTGTGTCGCGAGCGGTTTCACCATGTGATATTTGCATCTTATCTGCATTCAAGTCATGCGCATGTCCGCCCAACTGGGTCATCGCAGCTTCCATAGAATTTCGCGTCCGAGTGGATTGCTCGAAAAAGATCATGAAAAGGGTTTTATTCTTAATGTAATCCGTGATTACACCCTTTTTACGGAGTTCTTTCAATTCCATAGAGAGAGAAAGCGTTTCTTCTATTTCGTCTTTCGACCAGTTATCGAAAGTAATCAGGTGTTTTCCTACAAGTTCGCTCATTGTTAAAGCTCCTTCGTAAGATGAAATGGCAGTTCGGCGTAAAAGGCAGCCGCAATGTTAAGATGTTCCCGAGATGTGGTCTCATTCGGTGCGTGAGCAGCTGTTTCGTTGCCCGGCCCGAATCCAATAGTCGGAATTCCATGCCTCCCGGCTATGGATACACCATTTGTAGAAAATACCCATTTATCCACTATGGGTAAATGGCCAAGAACCACCGAAGCCGCCGAGATTCCGCCTTTAGTAAGTGGGTGGTCGATTGGTGTTTTCCAAGAAGGGAAATATGCCAAAATTGGATGTGAGACACCCGTGTAACTCTTTTTATTATACAATGGGACTTCGACTGAAGCCTCCTTCGGCAACAACTCGCTCACTTCACTCAACGCTGACTTTTTCGTTTCACCCCAGGTAATTCGACGGTCGAGGTGCATTCTGCAAATATCCGGCACAGCACATAGCGATGGAGACTCCGATCGGATTTGAGTAACAGCAACAGTTCCTTTACCGAGGAAATTATCCGTAGCAAGCCTTTCATTGAGTTTCTCGATATCAAGAGCAATTTTAGATGCGATATAAGCTGCATTCACACCGCGTTCCGGCGCTGAGCCGTGTGCAGAGATACCTTTTATCAGTATTTCCATCTCCATTCGCCCACGATGCCCTCTATATAGGGCTAAATTTGTGGGTTCCGTAATAACCGCGAAATCTGGAATTAGCCCCTCTTTCTCTATCATATAATCCCAACACAAACCGTCGCAATCCTCCTCCATAACAGTGAAAGTAAATACCATCTTGAACGGCAATTCGTCCTCGACCTCGGCCAGCATACGCGCGGCTGTTACCATAGATGCAGCCCCGCCTTTTTGATCCGTAGTTCCTCGGCCACGCACCTGAGAATCTGTTATCTCCCCCGAAAAGGGGTCCCAGTTCCATTGGCATAAATTCCCCGTATCGACAGTATCGATATGTGCATCGATGGCAATAATTCGTGGGCCGTGTCCCATACAAGCTACTAGATTACCCAAGCCGTCAATTTTACAATTGCACACACCCGAGGCCTCGAGTATGTCTTTAAGTTCGCGAATAACATGTTCTTCTCCGCAACTTAAGGATTTTATTTTTACTATTCTTGAAAGCGTTTCAGCAGTGAAATCCGCCAGCCGACTAGCTTCGGCAACATAATTCTTTCTCATCTTTCCTTCAGTTCTAAAGCCGAAAATTTACAGAAACTCGCACAAAAACCGCATCCGATACATTTTGTTAGATCGACACAGCATTTTCGGTCGATGACCGCAAGCGCGCCCTGCACGCATCTTTTTACACAAGCGCCACATGCCTCACATTTCTCGGGATCAACACTCATTCGGACATCACGTGATAGCCGTGCAGCAGATTTTATTTCATTATCGTAAAGGCCGATAATCTCGTTTACAGAAGTGAAATCGTGTGCATCGAGCCAACTGTCTATCTCGCCCACGATTTTACCATATATACTGTGCCCCTCGCGAATAGCCGCAGAACATACCTGCACCGCCGAAGCTCCGGCCATTAAAAATTTAACAGCATCCTCGCCCGAACTCACACCCCCAACACCGATGACCGGTTTATCCTGAACCTGAGTAAGTGTATTGACTATGCGAAGTGCAATAGGGGTTATAGGCGGGCCGGACATCCAACCATAGCCAGTTTGAGAACCAAGAAAAGGCACCCGTTTTTCTATATCGAAATCCAGTGTTGGCCCAAAGGAATTAACCGCGACAAAACCATCGACATGAGGAGATACAGCTTCGGCAAGTCGTTCTATCTCTGGAAAATTCGGAGATACTTTCATGAATATCGGTAAAGATACGGCCGCTTTAAGCCTCGAAGCAATCTCCACAATCGGATCGACAGAACTCCCGACATAATGTGTAGAAAACTCGATAGCATCGGGTGAAAGCTCGCGTTCGAGCATTGGACCCAACAATTCAACCTCATCGGCTCTGTATCCAATGGAAGCAATTATGGGCACACCCAACGATCTGATTTTCTGGCAATCAAATATAAAATCCTCGGCGGGTATCTCTGACCAGGTTTCGCAATTAACCAAACCCCGACATTCGGTATTGTGTATTGTAGGTCTTGGATCTTCAGCGGGTTTTACTGAAATCGTTTTTGTAACTATGGCACCGACACCGCTTTCCGCTGCCGCGAGCATTTGCGTCGCAGTTCGAACATTCGGCCCTGCCGCCGGCATAACCGGATTCTTAAACTCTATCCCACATATTCTCGTCGATAAATCAGCCATAAAACCTCTCGTGTAATTTTTTAGCAACTTTCCGGGCGGAAACAACTATCTCAAACTCATCGATACCTGTCAATTCACCCTCTTTTAGAATTATTCTTCCGTTTGCTATAGTCCAATAAGCCCTTGCATTTTTCGCGCCGAAAATCAGATGAGCAACGACATTGTCGCTATTTATCGGTGTTACCGGTCTATAATCGAGCACTGCAATATCCGCCGGCGAACCGATAGTTAGACCGCCACAATTCGGGAAGAATTTCTGAACCAGTAATCTTCGATTTTTAAAAATTGCGTAACCAAGCTCATCAAATACCGACTCCTCATTACTTCCATGAAGAAATTGGAAGCGCGCCTGTGAGATAATATCGCCAGACATGCCATCGGTACCGAATAAATAATCGGGTATGCGCTCTCGGTTCATCGCACCAACCCGGTTATTCCAATTAGATTCCGGGTTTGTCACTATTAAGGGTTTTGTATCATTGATAATCTGATAATCCTCCTCAGATAAATGGACACAATGAGCTAAAATTGAGCGGTTATCTAAAAGACCAAATTTGGCTATTCTTTGCACGGGACCATCGTAACCCAGTGAACGGCAATATTTAAAATCGTCTTTAGCTTCGCCGCAGTGTATGTGAATAGGCATATCAGAAGGTTTGCAACCAGCAATTCGAGCGAGAGACTTATCACAGAGTGTGAAGTTAGCATGAAGCCCAAACATCCCTTTAATATTATCTGAATCTCTGTGTTTTTCGAAAAAATCTATGTTTTCGGCAATATGGTCTGAAATATCGATTGTGCCATCACGCTCAGAGGTCTCGAAGCAAAGGACTCCACGAATACCAAATTCCTCGAAAACACTCTCGATAGTTTCTAGGCTTCCGCGTACGAAACCCATCGAAGCATGGTGGTCGAAAATCGTGGTTACACCATGTTTAATCGAATCGATAATCCCGATTCTCGCCGAAACAGCGATAGCTTCTTCATCGAGGATAGAATCGAGTCGCCACCAGAGATTATTCAGAATTCCAGCAAATGTCGAGGTTTCGCCGCGAGGGACAAGAGCGGTCGCCAACGCTGAATAAAGATGAGTATGAGCATTTGCCAACCCTGGGATTATAAGCCTTCCACCCACATCTATGGAATAGTCGGCAAGGGCGGAGATTTCGTCCGAAAAGCCAATACGCGCTATTTTTCCGCTTTCGATAAGCATACCACCATTTTCCACGAATATGCCTTCGCAATCTGTAACAACACCATTAATAAGCGCATATTTTTTCCTTTGTTGCATCATGTTCCGCACGACCTCATTAAATATCGCCCGAAACCCCTCTGCACCTCAATACCCGAATCACAGTCAAAAATAATCTTTCCGCGAAGCATCGTTTTTACAAGTTTCCCTTTAAACTCTTTTCCTTCGAATGGTGTAACCTTGCCCTTAGATAAGAAATTTTCACCCCTTACTTTCCAACTGGAACCCAAGTCAAAAAGCGCAAAATCGGCATCCTTTCCAACCTCGATGGAACCTTTCCGGTCAGATATACCGTAGCGCCGAGCCGCCGCTGTGGAAGTTACCTCGACGAGTCTGCTTAATCTGATTTTTCCTGCTAAATATCCCTCAGAGACCATAAAAGGTAACATAGTGCCGCTTCCCGGTATGCCTGAGTAGTCGGTCCATATTGAGCCGGTTTTCTTTTCGGATGTGGGACACGGGGCATGGTCGGATGCCACAAAAGAAATCTTCCCTTCTGCTAGAGCTTGCCAAAGAGCAGCTATATTCCCCTCGGATTTAACTGGCGGTGTTACTTTTAGAGCCGAACCAAGGAGTGAGAAATCATCGAGTTCGAAGGCCAGATAATGAGGTGCAGTCTCGCCGCTAATATCACCCTCACCGACCATAGAAGCACATGAACCCGCACTAAGGTGAACTATATGTAATTGAGCACCAACATAATGTGCTATAGCCACAGCACTGGAAACCGCGATTTCCTCGGCAATTTCTGGCCTGGAAAAGTAAAAGGCCTCTGGGCCATCATCGAGCTTGCTTATCTGCTTAGTTGCCGATTCTATATAATCGAAATCCTCCGCATGGAGCAAAACCGGGATACCCAACACTTTAGCCTCTTCGAGCACACACTCGAATCTAAAATGATCCAGTCGTCCAAAAGATTCCATCCCTGAGATAAAATAGGTCTTGAACCCAAGAACATAACGCGCGAGCTTCCTCATATTCAGGGGGA includes:
- a CDS encoding xanthine dehydrogenase family protein, encoding MGNISQPIIRVDALDKCAGKAKYIADYRLDGMIEAVTVRSTRPRARILNITVPDLPEGYYIVDKDDVLSKNRVRMLIYDQPFFADGVVNYIGEPIMLVVGPDREVLAEIASQVVINYEDIDPIFTLEDALSGEKPPIFGEDNLFADYICGVGDVQSVFEGAARIVEGEYRTGYQEQMYIETNGVIGIFENDRITVHGSMQCPYYVKNALAEAFGWDGSRIQVIQSTTGGAFGGKEEYPSILAGQAAFAAYKTGKPVRLILERTEDINVTTKRHPSIIKYRTAHDSRGDILAMDIEVSFDGGAYAGLSDVVLQRGLFTSTGVYNIPNVRIRGCAYATNTVPCGAFRGFGAPQTLFALEMHMAKIALEFDIEPSEFKKRYCLKKGDKTCTGGIIHGETKITEMMDKAIEMSGYQIKKEEFSGDKGRFRRGIGLSNLIHGCGFTGMGEQIISGVATLQRTPDGKVEILISNTEMGQGEATTMRKIVAGTLKLPIEDIICINPDTDRVPDTGPTVASRTTMIAGGLLEKAALELKEKWTQGETVEISKTYKHPAWVNWDQKTLSGDAYPEYSWGVNVVEVVVDTVTFEIELKKVWAVFDVGVAIDERMMRGQIDGGILQGLGYGSIEVMRAINGKLHQGCVTDYMIPTALDAPPIESVLIENPYEMGPFGAKCAGELTLVGGAPALALALSDALDIDIDEIPVTPEKLMRKFIHEI
- a CDS encoding amidohydrolase family protein is translated as MQQRKKYALINGVVTDCEGIFVENGGMLIESGKIARIGFSDEISALADYSIDVGGRLIIPGLANAHTHLYSALATALVPRGETSTFAGILNNLWWRLDSILDEEAIAVSARIGIIDSIKHGVTTIFDHHASMGFVRGSLETIESVFEEFGIRGVLCFETSERDGTIDISDHIAENIDFFEKHRDSDNIKGMFGLHANFTLCDKSLARIAGCKPSDMPIHIHCGEAKDDFKYCRSLGYDGPVQRIAKFGLLDNRSILAHCVHLSEEDYQIINDTKPLIVTNPESNWNNRVGAMNRERIPDYLFGTDGMSGDIISQARFQFLHGSNEESVFDELGYAIFKNRRLLVQKFFPNCGGLTIGSPADIAVLDYRPVTPINSDNVVAHLIFGAKNARAYWTIANGRIILKEGELTGIDEFEIVVSARKVAKKLHERFYG
- a CDS encoding nucleotidyltransferase family protein; protein product: MSVDSVILAAGYSSRMGAFKPGLDLGGKPVIIRTIESVASLADRIILVGGYNFKELTQLVCDIPKVELICNTKFEMGMFTSVKIGIAEVSAERFFLLPGDIPSVKSSTMLNMLEHKDKIIIPKYHGRKGHPVLFDSSLISDILAESDESNLRVFIHKKSPFFIEVEDGGILIDIDSPLDYEKLRRNYG
- the thrC gene encoding threonine synthase; this encodes MLEAKYICSECGKEFPITSENMVCDLCSREQLPNKPLKGILDVKMVFPKAFSAKSIWDFLPIESAFLPEIPVGDTPLWQPSILNEETGFERLFLKNDSLNPTGSLKDRASYLVAGFARKFGLKDISVASTGNAGSSMAGIGASAGLSVTVFVPKKAPEAKLVQALQYGARVIRVDGNYDRAFELSLEYSRITGSLCRNTAFNPMTIEGKKTVAIECFFQLGRAPDVLFVPVGDGVILSGVYKGFEDLISCGIMNKMPMIYAIQAEGSDAISRASESGDFDEFKPSTTVADSICVDAPRAGLRALSYLIKHRGVCVRVSDEEILSAQHELARKTGVFAEPAASASFAGFLKIKDRLDKSETVVLLITGNGLKDIDSAQRIVEFGIEPITSIEEIV
- a CDS encoding 4Fe-4S binding protein: MADLSTRICGIEFKNPVMPAAGPNVRTATQMLAAAESGVGAIVTKTISVKPAEDPRPTIHNTECRGLVNCETWSEIPAEDFIFDCQKIRSLGVPIIASIGYRADEVELLGPMLERELSPDAIEFSTHYVGSSVDPIVEIASRLKAAVSLPIFMKVSPNFPEIERLAEAVSPHVDGFVAVNSFGPTLDFDIEKRVPFLGSQTGYGWMSGPPITPIALRIVNTLTQVQDKPVIGVGGVSSGEDAVKFLMAGASAVQVCSAAIREGHSIYGKIVGEIDSWLDAHDFTSVNEIIGLYDNEIKSAARLSRDVRMSVDPEKCEACGACVKRCVQGALAVIDRKCCVDLTKCIGCGFCASFCKFSALELKER
- a CDS encoding ornithine carbamoyltransferase, translated to MSELVGKHLITFDNWSKDEIEETLSLSMELKELRKKGVITDYIKNKTLFMIFFEQSTRTRNSMEAAMTQLGGHAHDLNADKMQISHGETARDTGQVLSRMGEAIAIRNCFYGIGNKYLSEIAAESSVPLISMQDDIYHPLQAIADLLTIKEKFGENLSGLKVAVTWAYATSHAKPLSVPQSQALLFPRFGMDVAIANPPEFPLMEDILKRSANNASENGGKITVYNDMEEAIRDADVVIPKNWGGFGGFDEYIDDDKHSKAMKANLERHKDWICDAKRFSLARPDAKVMHALPADRGKEVTDDVLDSVNSIIYDEAENRLHTSKAILTLTMGKVTGF
- a CDS encoding YgeY family selenium metabolism-linked hydrolase, producing the protein MRKNYVAEASRLADFTAETLSRIVKIKSLSCGEEHVIRELKDILEASGVCNCKIDGLGNLVACMGHGPRIIAIDAHIDTVDTGNLCQWNWDPFSGEITDSQVRGRGTTDQKGGAASMVTAARMLAEVEDELPFKMVFTFTVMEEDCDGLCWDYMIEKEGLIPDFAVITEPTNLALYRGHRGRMEMEILIKGISAHGSAPERGVNAAYIASKIALDIEKLNERLATDNFLGKGTVAVTQIRSESPSLCAVPDICRMHLDRRITWGETKKSALSEVSELLPKEASVEVPLYNKKSYTGVSHPILAYFPSWKTPIDHPLTKGGISAASVVLGHLPIVDKWVFSTNGVSIAGRHGIPTIGFGPGNETAAHAPNETTSREHLNIAAAFYAELPFHLTKEL
- a CDS encoding amidohydrolase family protein, giving the protein MIIRGGMLALPDYDEPVRADIRIVDGIVVEIGKFIDGDVIVDADGLLVLPGGIDPHVHFNDPGFTEREDFFTATCFSASGGITTVIDMPCTSIPPVTSVANLTKKLDVISPKAIIDYGLFGGVSMQSFDEDFPLNMRKLARYVLGFKTYFISGMESFGRLDHFRFECVLEEAKVLGIPVLLHAEDFDYIESATKQISKLDDGPEAFYFSRPEIAEEIAVSSAVAIAHYVGAQLHIVHLSAGSCASMVGEGDISGETAPHYLAFELDDFSLLGSALKVTPPVKSEGNIAALWQALAEGKISFVASDHAPCPTSEKKTGSIWTDYSGIPGSGTMLPFMVSEGYLAGKIRLSRLVEVTSTAAARRYGISDRKGSIEVGKDADFALFDLGSSWKVRGENFLSKGKVTPFEGKEFKGKLVKTMLRGKIIFDCDSGIEVQRGFGRYLMRSCGT